The following proteins come from a genomic window of Gadus morhua chromosome 11, gadMor3.0, whole genome shotgun sequence:
- the efhb gene encoding LOW QUALITY PROTEIN: EF-hand domain-containing family member B (The sequence of the model RefSeq protein was modified relative to this genomic sequence to represent the inferred CDS: deleted 1 base in 1 codon) codes for MFASQSLKRDQQTTGNTLTELPAEDGAGKLIPPGDRVKTCLQEIPRPPTPPDLKKFLKTTQPEPGFIRVLSGKANDPDIPPDLVHGIGTRASINADRVVNPPRQTRFQDKLLEHREAGYASRRTAPLGRSHAQSAGLPKWYGDATTFGLKSVSTGTAGQTVNPPITAEQVDTEALIGHKDYILSHNAYFVGEPIDRKYDWSVHSRSSRFGVSTPHHSDGRRLAKLLRWPSDEQKIAETPNILPDHTFGVLVPADKFGAAELIHCGDPGRFPRLQERQRGAVSAIQQTLKKLNCRAFPNLMEAFSHYDKKGRGVIDREDLGAVCLEYGVRAGEAVLDDLMSTCDADRDGVLDFLEFANFLNWKQKMPISHAEQRVLTGRFDRAGPARHPPPQRSALSNGGTPTRRRSTQALINPEDLEPLEPGSSLKVPRTISLQPRTAPDHFVTSSSKIRATVADRGTTEGQRTYGVPTVRTDLPAPRLKRMGDTNNYGEQAGAGHLLHPSLLSLWGVHEEHLFRPRSKQEMAGIFRNMGVSVSTEMFEGAWELARARQPDSEVCVHGFREVLREMKAI; via the exons ATGTTTGCCTCACAGAGTTTG AAGAGAGATCAACAAACAACTGGAAATACACTGACAGAGTTGCCAGCAGAAGACGGA GCAGGGAAACTCATACCACCGGGAGACAGGGTTAAAACATGCTTGCAAGAGATACCCAGG CCTCCCACCCCACCGGACCTGAAGAAGTTCCTCAAAACCACCCAGCCAGAACCCGGGTTTATTAGAGTGCTCTCTGGGAAGGCAAATGATCCAGATATCCCCCCTGACTTAGTTCACGGGATT GGAACTAGAGCTTCAATTAAT GCCGATCGCGTGGTGAACCCGCCGCGGCAGACGCGCTTCCAGGACAAGCTGCTTGAGCACCGCGAGGCCGGTTACGCCAGCAGGAGAACTGCCCCGCTGGGCAGGTCACATGCACAGAGCGCGGGGCTCCCGAAGTGGTACGGTGATGCGACCACGTTTGGCTTGAAATCTGTCAGCA CTGGAACTGCAGGCCAAACTGTAAATCCACCCATAACAGCAGAGCAGGTGGACACGGAAGCCCTCATAGGACACAAGGATTACATCCTCAGTCACAATGCCTACTTTGTCG GCGAGCCCATAGACAGGAAGTATGACTGGAGCGTCCACAGTAGAAGCAGCCGGTTTGGAGTCTCGACACCACACCACAGTGACGGACGGCGGCTCGCTAAATTGCTCCGCTGGCCGAGCGATGAGCAGAA GATCGCAGAAACACCGAACATCCTACCGGATCACACCTTTGGCGTTCTCGTTCCAGCGGATAAATTCG GCGCGGCAGAATTGATCCACTGTGGAGACCCGGGTCGGTTCCCACGGCTTCAAGAACGCCAGCGGGGGGCGGTCAGCGCCATCCAGCAGACCCTCAAGAAGCTCAACTGCCGTGCCTTCCCCAACCTGATGGAGGCCTTCAGTCATTACGACAAG AAGGGCAGAGGTGTGATTGACAGGGAGGATCTGGGGGCGGTGTGCCTGGAGTATGGGGTGAGGGCGGGCGAGGCGGTTCTGGACGACCTTATGAGCACCTGCGACGCGGACCGGGATGGGGTCCTGGACTTCCTGGAGTTCGCCAACTTCCTCAACTGGAAACAAAAGATGCCCATCAGCCACGCCGAGCAGCGCGTCCTGACGGGTCGGTTCGAT AGAGCAGGACCAGCCCGGCACCCGCCCCCCCAGAGGAGCGCCCTCTCAAACGGGGGGACACCCACCAGGCGGCGCTCCACCCAGGCCCTGATTAACCCTGAGGACCTGGAGCCCCTTGAGCCAGGTAGCAGCCTCAAGGTGCCCCGGACCATCAGCCTGCAGCCCAGGACGGCCCCAGACCACTTCGTCACCTCCTCGTCCAAGATCCGAGCTACGGTGGCTGATCGCGGGACCACAG AAGGCCAGAGGACCTACGGCGTGCCCACCGTGCGGACTGACCTGCCGGCGCCGCGCCTCAAGCGGATGGGCGACACCAACAACTACGGCGAGCAGGCGGGAGCCGGCCACCTGCTGCACCCCTCGCTCCTCTCCCTGTGGGGGGTCCACGAGGAGCACCTCTTCCGCCCCCGCTCGAAGCAGGAG ATGGCCGGGATCTTCCGTAACATGGGCGTCAGCGTTTCCACAGAGATGTTTGAGGGAGCCTGGGAGCTGGCGAGAGCCCGGCAGCCCgacagtgaggtgtgtgttcatGGCTTCCGCGAGGTCCTCAGGGAAATGAAAGCGATCTGA
- the si:dkey-82o10.4 gene encoding m-AAA protease-interacting protein 1, mitochondrial yields MQRITSFATCRDLAGLAAALSSKTVQPWKRTSRSASYAPAHQQSTKLPFGQSVRGLRRPRIAVSPFAGHVHRLYGTAGEERGSKKTVITVVGIPDPITWIRCKCDILIIELLFELGLGSKEFENGVKQAVVHASQMMSSRQFAQLKRVASNETVQYVKKKCASLSEEQRQALAVSLEDIIFLLPEEVSVLQDDNGRKVCLITMRLWFLSILEGPDDHEATKIFRVAPNGDGSSPQKKIVTAVYEFRQELRTGRPPEWEITNIWHWHWTLTE; encoded by the exons ATGCAGCGAATCACAAGCTTCGCTACTTGCAGGGACTTGGCGGGACTCGCAGCAGCGCTTTCCTCCAAGACCGTCCAACCTTGGAAGAGGACGTCTAGGTCTGCCAGTTACGCCCCTGCACATCAGCAGTCAACCAAGTTGCCCTTTGGACAGAGTGTGCGTGGGCTCAGAAGACCACGCATCGCTGTCTCTCCTTTCGCCGGCCACGTGCACAGACTGTACGGTACGGCTGGGGAAGAGCGAGGGTCAAAAAAAACCGTGATTACCGTAGTGGGCATCCCCGACCCCATCACATGGATCCGGTGTAAATGCGACATACTTATTATCGAATTATTATTTGAATTAGGTCTCGGATCGAAGGAGTTTGAAAATGGGGTGAAACAG gCGGTGGTCCACGCCTCCCAGATGATGTCCAGTCGGCAGTTTGCCCAGTTGAAGAGAGTCGCGTCCAACGAG ACTGTACAATACGTCAAGAAGAAATGTGCGTCGTTGAGTGAGGAACAGCGACAGGCCCTGGCGGTCTCACTGGAAGATATCATATTCCTTCTGCCTGAGGAAGTGTCCGTGTTGCAAGATGATAATG GCAGGAAGGTTTGCCTCATCACCATGAGGCTCTGGTTCCTGTCCATCCTGGAGGGCCCTGATGACCATGAGGCCACCAAGATCTTCAGAGTGGCCCCCAATGGGGATGGCAGCAGCCCCCAGAAGAAGATAGTCACTGCCGTCTACGA ATTCCGCCAGGAACTGAGGACAGGGAGGCCACCGGAATGGGAGATTACCAATATATGGCACTGGCATTGGACACTGACGGAATGA